A window of Cryptomeria japonica chromosome 3, Sugi_1.0, whole genome shotgun sequence contains these coding sequences:
- the LOC131074435 gene encoding cytochrome P450 81E8-like, translated as MHLKFGSRPVLIISSSELAKECFTVNDLSFSSRPRLTQGKHLAYNYMLVGWAPYGSYWRNVRKICALELLSAKQIQTYRPKRMRQICKTLNILFQHAQMKTTVNMRSVLSQMTLNVLMSMIMGDRYFGEQEGVSYAEIAHLVEESFMLHGIVNTGDYIPLLKWLDLQGYERAMKKVQGKINPYMQKIVEKHRENPREEKEEMDFIDVLILQAEENSEAIPNKDTFIKATAVNIFSAGSDTSSLALE; from the exons ATGCACCTCAAATTTGGTAGCCGCCCAGTTTTGATTATCAGTTCATCAGAGCTAGCCAAAGAATGTTTTACAGTAAATGATTTATCTTTTTCTTCTAGGCCTCGTCTTACTCAGGGAAAGCATCTGGCTTACAATTATATGCTTGTGGGGTGGGCTCCTTATGGCTCCTACTGGAGAAATGTTAGAAAAATTTGTGCTCTTGAGCTTCTTTCTGCCAAACAGATCCAAACATACCGACCCAAGAGAATGAGGCAGATTTGTAAAACTCTGAATATTCTGTTTCAACATGCTCAGATGAAAACCACAGTTAATATGAGAAGTGTTTTGTCCCAGATGACTTTGAATGTTTTGATGAGCATGATAATGGGTGATCGGTATTTTGGAGAGCAAGAGGGGGTATCATATGCAGAAATTGCACATCTGGTTGAAGAGTCTTTTATGCTCCATGGGATTGTCAATACTGGGGAttatattcccttgttgaaatGGCTTGATTTGCAAGGGTATGAGAGGGCAATGAAGAAGGTGCAGGGGAAAATCAATCCTTACATGCAGAAAATAGTGGAGAAGCATCGAGAAAATCCTCGAGAAGAGAAGGAAGAGATGGACTTCATAGATGTGCTCATCTTGCAGGCTGAGGAGAATAGTGAAGCGATCCCTAACAAAGATACCTTCATCAAAGCCACTGCTGTG aatATATTTAGTGCAGGTTCAGATACTTCTTCACTTGCCTTAGAATGA